In Meiothermus ruber DSM 1279, the following proteins share a genomic window:
- a CDS encoding CRISPR-associated helicase/endonuclease Cas3, producing the protein MSLSETARALWAKSDRGREQGAWHPLIAHLLDVAACAEAILEREPPKTLELYAHDLSLEPQQAKAWVCALAGLHDIGKASPAFQQKWPEGKERLWATGLTWSSDPTPPPHDLSHSIISEVVLPELLEARGWKYRAAQNVAAAVGEHHGFRATRGDLDKATTREKGNANWDEVRRELFEAVLEVLGVGEAPKVKLYGGAAFERLAGLTSFADWIGSSLDFHPLGDDLAGYYREAKARAAQKLDGIGWFQRKTLMPEPQSLEEVFAYLGSPEAPFRARPLQAAIERLLEGVDCPALLLVEAPMGEGKTEAAFYAHLRLQAANGHRGMYVALPTQATGNLMFERAKAFLDRWGQSRKLDLQLLHGASELVEAYQEIRVRPNSPEEREEGVEAQVWFSHRKRGLLSEYAVGTVDQALLGILPTKHQFVRLWGLGNRVVVLDEVHAYDTYTSGLIEMLVRWLRALDSSVVLMSATLPRAKRENLLRAFGAEKITEDKPYPRITRVVKDNPMPVVETFEACKQLTLQLRALPLDLEAIAEQALEQARRGGCVACIVNTVQRAQELYRALAGNSDGVEVYLFHARYPLEERLNREQLVLAKFGKQGQRPKRAILVATQVVEQSLDLDFDVMFTDLAPVDLVLQRAGRLHRHARSAEERHSHTEPVLWVAGLECEGVPDFGTAERIYERYVLLRSWLALRNRTRIGLPGDIDRLVQEVYSDMPQGPSEAWKRALEEAQARMEKRDARDQDEAFYAPFGDPDETGWLEPRDFTRLPDDEPNPDDDPSLLKTRKGPPSATVVLLHRVGGQLCLDAGGKEGVSLASQLELAQARRIFARSVKLSRYELVQNNLEALEAHRKAHDLPTKPWSETPLLAHAHPVVLEGGCAVLGELVLELHPELGVVYGSAL; encoded by the coding sequence ATGAGCCTTTCGGAGACCGCCAGGGCGCTGTGGGCCAAAAGCGACCGGGGCCGGGAGCAGGGCGCCTGGCATCCGCTCATTGCACACTTGCTCGACGTGGCGGCCTGCGCCGAGGCGATCCTCGAGCGCGAGCCCCCCAAGACCCTCGAGCTTTACGCCCACGATCTAAGCCTGGAGCCCCAGCAAGCCAAGGCCTGGGTTTGCGCTCTGGCGGGCTTGCACGATATCGGCAAGGCCAGCCCGGCCTTCCAGCAGAAATGGCCCGAGGGCAAGGAACGGCTCTGGGCCACAGGGCTCACCTGGTCAAGCGACCCAACGCCGCCGCCCCACGACCTTTCCCACAGCATCATCAGCGAGGTGGTGCTGCCCGAACTGCTCGAGGCCAGGGGTTGGAAATACCGGGCCGCCCAGAATGTCGCAGCGGCGGTGGGGGAGCACCACGGCTTCCGGGCAACAAGGGGCGATCTGGACAAAGCAACAACCCGCGAGAAAGGCAACGCGAACTGGGACGAGGTGCGCCGCGAGCTATTCGAAGCGGTGCTCGAGGTGCTGGGGGTGGGGGAGGCTCCCAAAGTTAAGCTCTACGGGGGTGCGGCTTTCGAGCGCCTGGCGGGCCTTACCAGCTTCGCCGACTGGATTGGCTCGAGCCTCGACTTTCACCCCCTCGGCGACGACCTGGCCGGGTATTACCGGGAGGCCAAGGCGCGGGCCGCGCAAAAGCTCGATGGCATCGGCTGGTTCCAGCGCAAAACCCTGATGCCCGAGCCGCAAAGCCTGGAAGAGGTCTTTGCCTATCTGGGTAGCCCCGAAGCGCCGTTCAGGGCCCGCCCACTGCAAGCTGCCATCGAGCGCCTCCTGGAGGGCGTGGATTGCCCCGCCTTATTGCTGGTGGAGGCCCCCATGGGCGAAGGCAAGACCGAGGCGGCCTTCTACGCCCACCTGCGCCTGCAAGCCGCCAACGGCCACCGGGGGATGTACGTGGCCCTGCCCACCCAGGCCACCGGCAACCTCATGTTCGAGCGGGCCAAGGCCTTTCTGGATCGCTGGGGGCAGTCCCGCAAGCTCGACCTGCAACTCTTGCACGGGGCCAGCGAGTTGGTGGAGGCCTACCAGGAGATACGCGTGCGCCCCAACAGCCCCGAAGAGCGCGAGGAAGGGGTGGAGGCCCAGGTCTGGTTCTCCCACCGCAAGCGCGGTTTGCTCTCCGAGTACGCCGTGGGCACGGTGGATCAGGCCCTCCTGGGCATCCTGCCCACCAAGCACCAGTTCGTGCGGCTGTGGGGTCTGGGCAACCGGGTGGTGGTGCTGGACGAGGTGCACGCCTACGACACCTACACCAGCGGCCTCATCGAGATGCTGGTGCGCTGGCTTAGGGCGCTGGATTCATCGGTCGTGCTGATGAGCGCGACCCTGCCCAGGGCCAAGCGGGAAAATCTGCTCAGGGCGTTTGGGGCCGAGAAGATAACCGAGGACAAGCCATACCCCCGCATTACCCGTGTCGTAAAGGACAACCCCATGCCCGTGGTGGAGACCTTTGAGGCGTGCAAACAGCTCACCCTGCAGCTACGGGCCTTGCCGCTCGACCTCGAGGCCATCGCCGAGCAGGCGCTCGAGCAGGCCCGCCGGGGCGGCTGTGTGGCCTGCATTGTCAACACTGTGCAGCGGGCGCAGGAGCTGTACCGGGCTTTGGCGGGCAATTCGGATGGGGTGGAGGTATACCTGTTTCATGCCCGCTATCCGCTCGAGGAGCGCTTAAATCGCGAGCAGCTTGTTCTAGCTAAGTTTGGTAAGCAGGGGCAGCGCCCTAAAAGGGCCATCCTGGTTGCCACCCAGGTGGTTGAACAATCGCTCGACCTCGACTTCGATGTGATGTTCACCGACCTGGCCCCGGTGGATCTGGTTTTGCAGCGCGCAGGGCGGCTGCACCGCCACGCCCGCAGCGCGGAGGAGCGGCATTCCCACACCGAACCGGTGTTGTGGGTGGCGGGTTTGGAGTGCGAAGGGGTGCCCGACTTCGGTACGGCCGAACGCATCTACGAGCGCTACGTTCTGCTGCGGAGCTGGCTGGCCCTGCGCAACCGCACCCGGATCGGGCTTCCGGGCGATATCGACCGCCTGGTGCAGGAGGTTTACAGCGACATGCCCCAGGGGCCTTCGGAAGCGTGGAAGAGGGCCCTTGAGGAAGCCCAGGCCCGCATGGAAAAAAGGGACGCCCGAGATCAGGACGAGGCCTTCTACGCGCCTTTTGGCGACCCCGATGAAACCGGCTGGCTCGAGCCCCGGGACTTCACCAGGCTGCCCGACGACGAGCCCAACCCCGACGACGACCCCAGCCTGCTCAAAACCCGCAAAGGCCCCCCCAGCGCCACGGTGGTGCTGCTGCATAGGGTGGGCGGGCAGCTCTGCCTCGATGCGGGCGGGAAGGAGGGGGTGAGCCTGGCCAGCCAGCTCGAGCTGGCCCAGGCCAGGCGCATCTTTGCCCGCTCGGTCAAGCTCAGCCGGTACGAGCTGGTGCAAAACAACCTCGAGGCCCTGGAGGCCCATCGGAAAGCCCACGACCTGCCCACCAAGCCCTGGAGTGAAACTCCCCTATTGGCCCATGCCCATCCGGTGGTGCTCGAGGGAGGGTGCGCGGTGCTGGGGGAACTTGTGCTCGAGCTTCACCCCGAGCTTGGGGTGGTTTACGGGAGTGCGCTATGA